Proteins found in one Hyla sarda isolate aHylSar1 chromosome 7, aHylSar1.hap1, whole genome shotgun sequence genomic segment:
- the CMPK1 gene encoding UMP-CMP kinase produces MTSFPVSDTSAAAAGSVPRPLYFCMLFRALGAVSRLPPVSARSLLSLVMKPLVVFVLGGPGAGKGTQCERIVEKYGYTHLSAGDLLRDERKRPGSQYGELIESYIRDGKIVPVEITISLLQRAMEQTMAANAEKNKFLIDGFPRNEDNLQGWDRTMNGKADVSFVLFFDCDNETCIARCLERGKSSGRSDDNRESLEKRIQTYSQSTRPIIDLYEKRGKVRKVDASQSVDQVFSKVQEVFEREG; encoded by the exons ATGACGTCATTTCCCGTGAGTGACACCTCAGCAGCTGCCGCCGGCTCTGTGCCCCGCCCCCTCTACTTCTGTATGCTCTTCCGCGCACTGGGCGCTGTGTCCCGTCTCCCTCCGGTGTCCGCCCGCTCTCTGCTCAGCCTCGTCATGAAGCCGCTCGTAGTGTTCGTCCTCGGAGGACCGGGGGCCGGGAAGGGGACCCAGTGTGAGAGGATCGTGGAG AAATATGGCTACACCCATCTGTCTGCTGGAGACTTGCTTCGTGATGAGAGGAAGAGGCCCGGGTCTCAGTACGGGGAGCTCATAGAGTCCTACATCAGGGACGGGAAGATAGTGCCGGTGGAGATCACCATAAGCCTGCTGCAGAGG GCAATGGAACAAACCATGGCGGCCAATGCGGAGAAGAATAAATTCCTTATCGACGGTTTTCCCAGAAATGAGGACAATCTGCAGGGCTGGGACAGGACCATGAACGGCAAAGCCGATGTGTCCTTCGTACTTTTCTTCGACTGCGACAATGAG ACTTGTATTGCACGTTGCCTGGAGAGAGGGAAGAGTAGTGGAAGAAGTGACGATAACAGAGAGAGCCTGGAAAAGAG GATTCAGACGTACTCTCAGTCCACTAGGCCCATCATTGACCTGTATGAGAAAAGGGGAAAGGTCCGAAAAGTTGACGCCTCACAATCTGTAGATCAG GTCTTCAGCAAAGTCCAAGAAGTCTTTGAACGTGAAGGATAA